A single window of Prionailurus viverrinus isolate Anna chromosome F1, UM_Priviv_1.0, whole genome shotgun sequence DNA harbors:
- the PIGC gene encoding phosphatidylinositol N-acetylglucosaminyltransferase subunit C, translating to MGTQPVADTEEAKWQKVLYERQPFPDNYVDRRFLEELRKNIHARKYQYWAVVFESSVVIQQLCSVCVFVVIWWYMDEGLLAPQWLFGTGLASSLIGYVLFDLIDGGEGRKKSGRTRWADLKSTLVFITFTYGFSPVLKTLTESVSTDTIYAMSVFMLLGHLIFFDYGANAAIVSSTLSLNMAIFASVCLASRLPRSLHAFIMVTFAIQIFALWPMLQKKLKACTPRSYVGVTLLFAFSALGGLLSISAVGAILFALLLFSISCLCPFYLIRLQLFKENIHGPWDEAEIKEDLSRFLS from the coding sequence ATGGGGACCCAGCCTGTAGCTGACACTGAGGAGGCCAAGTGGCAGAAGGTCCTGTACGAGCGACAGCCGTTTCCCGATAACTACGTGGACCGGCGTTTCCTGGAAGAGCTCCGGAAAAACATCCACGCCCGGAAGTACCAGTACTGGGCCGTGGTGTTCGAGTCGAGCGTGGTGATACAGCAGCTGTGCAGCGTCTGTGTGTTTGTGGTCATCTGGTGGTATATGGATGAGGGCCTTCTGGCCCCCCAGTGGCTCTTTGGGACCGGCCTGGCCTCTTCACTGATTGGCTATGTTTTGTTCGATCTCATTGACGGAGGTGAAGGACGGAAGAAGAGTGGGCGGACCCGGTGGGCTGACTTGAAGAGCACCCTGGTTTTCATTACTTTCACCTACGGTTTTTCCCCAGTGCTGAAGACCCTGACGGAGTCTGTCAGCACTGACACCATCTATGCCATGTCAGTCTTCATGCTTTTGGGCCACCTCATTTTCTTTGACTATGGCGCCAATGCTGCCATTGTATCCAGCACGCTGTCCTTGAACATGGCCATCTTTGCTTCTGTCTGCCTTGCCTCGCGCCTGCCCCGTTCCCTGCATGCCTTCATCATGGTGACTTTTGCCATCCAGATTTTTGCCCTGTGGCCCATGTTGCAGAAGAAACTGAAGGCATGTACTCCCCGTAGCTACGTGGGTGTCACGCTGCTTTTTGCATTTTCAGCCTTGGGAGGCCTGCTGTCCATTAGTGCTGTGGGAGCCATCCTCTTTGCCCTTCTGCTGTTTTCCATCTCTTGTCTCTGCCCTTTCTACCTCATTCGCCtgcagctttttaaagaaaacattcatgGGCCTTGGGATGAGGCTGAAATCAAAGAAGACTTGTCCAGGTTTCTCAGCTGA